The Amycolatopsis coloradensis sequence GGATCTCCTCGGCGTGCGACGGCTCGCGGACGTCCGCCGTCCGGACGTCGTTGTGCACCAGCTCGGCCGCGATGTGTTCGCAGACGACCGCCTCGATGTCGGCCTTGCGGTTGGCACAGGGGACCTCGCCGCTGAGCCGGACCTGGTCACCGCGCACGGTGACGTGCACGCCGAGTTCGGCGGTCCTCGGATCCTCCGCCAGCGCCTTGGTCAGCCTGGCGACCAGGTACTGGGGCGCTTCCTCGGGCATCGGAAGCTCCTTTCCGTCGATGATGGACAGTGCCGCGAGCAGGGTCAGGAACGACCAGGCGTACGGCGATTCGGCGGTCTCCTCGGCCACGCGGTGCCAGTCGACCTGCTCGCGGAGGTCACGGGCGATCCGCAGCAGCGGCCCGAAATCGCACCGGTGCGGGCTGAGCACGAGTATCTTGTCGACGAGCAGATCGGTGCCGTTGAGCACGGGAGCGGCGGTCGCCCCGACCCGCATCAGCGAAGCGCGGTCGAGCATTTCGTCGGTGACCGGCCGATGGTTGGGCCGGAAGATGAGGTCCACGAGACAGTCGCCGTCGTAGACCTTGGTGAGCCAGTCCTCCGGCGGACGCACCCGTCTCAGCCCCGCGGCTTCCAGCGCGTCCGCCGCTTCCTCGATGTCCTCGTGCTTGAGGAAGAGGTCGACGTCGTGGTCGGACGGCGGGCCGCCCCGCGCGTACACGGCGAGACCGCCCGCGATGGCGAACCGCACCGACGTGCCGTCCAAAGTGGACACCACCTTGGTCAGCGTGTGCAGCAGCTCCTTCTCGTTCACGGCCGCTCCTCCACCCCGGTGGCCAGTTCGTGCCCCCGGCCGACGTCCGGTTTCAGCGGTTCGGTCGGGAACCCTTCGCCTTCCCGCAATCCCTTGAGGAACGCTTCGATCGCGTCCTCCGACGAGTATCGCGGCGTCCAGCCCAGCTCTTCCCTGGCGCGCGTGCAGTCCATCACCGGGAGACGCAGCACGGCTTCGAAAAGCCCAGGCGTGGCCGGAATCAGGTGCAGCGACCAGGCCGCGGCGAGCGCGTTCCGGACCAAGGAGGCCGGGACCTTCACCGGCCTGGCACCGAAGATCCGTGCCAGCGCTCGCGTGTCCAGTACCGGGTCTGCGGCGACGTTGAAGGCGCCCTTGACGTCCTGCAGCGCACAACGGCGGTACGCGTCGGCCACGTCTTCGGTGTGCGCGGTCTGGATCCTCAGTCGCGGGATGTCCGGAAGGATCGGGACGAGCGGCGGCCTCAGCAGTTTGCCCGGAACGAGCGGCCCGCCGAAAAGGCGGCGCTGTTCGGGCGCCGCGGCCTTCTGGAACAGGAATCCCGGGCGCACCCGTACCACCCGCAGCCGTGGATGACTGCGGTCGAACGCCTCGAGAACCCTTTCCACATAAGCCTTTTCCCGGGTGTACGCCGCCTTGGGCGAGCCGTGCGTCGGCCAGTCCTCGGTCACCGGGTGGTCGTCGTCCCTCGGCGAGTACGCCCCGATCGACGACGCGTACACCAGCGACGGCACCCGCATCGCCTGCGCGGCTTCGAACACCCGGATCGAACCCAGCACGTTGACCCGCCAGGTGACCTCGGGCCGGTGGGTCGGCTGGAAAAGCCAGGCCAGGTGGATCACCACGTCGGCGCCGTCGAACACGGCCCGGAGGTCGTCGCGGGCCACGTCGGCGGTGACGAACTCGGTCTTCGGGCTCTCCCAGCGGCTGGGGCGCCTCGCCAGCCCGACGATCGAGCCGACCTCGGGGTCCGCACCCAGCGCGCGCACCACCGCTGTCCCGACGTTACCGGTGGCGCCGGTGACCACGATCCGCTTGCCACTGCTGCTCATGGGTACGGTTACCCACCGTCGCCCCGGCTTAATCGGCGCGGAGCCGCTGGACGAGACGGCGAGCAGGCAACGCCATCGCCCCCAGGCCGATCGACGTCGCGACCTCGTCCGTGGGCGTGACGAGCAGGTGGTCGATCTCGTCGAGCAGCCTGCGGCACCGATCGAGTTTGTCCGGGTCACCCGAACGGGCCACCTCGGCGAGTGCCTCGAGCAGGTCGCCGACGACCCCGCGCGCGTGCTCGCCGGGATGCCGGAACGGCTGCTCGCTCCGGGCGGCCTCGCTCACGGCGTCGATCAGCTGGGCGAGCGGCTGCCACAGGGAAATGAGGTTCGACAAGGGCTCCTCGCGGATCTCACGCCGTCCGCGAAGGTTCAGGTACCGGCCCTCCCGGGTCCAGCCGATCGCGTCTTCCGCCTCCGCGGCCAGGCTGCGGACGTCCTGCAGCCGGTCGTCGAGACCGTCGGCCGAATCGCCGCCGCGGACCAGTTCCGCGGTCTCGTCGAGGACGTCGGCGATCGCCCCGGCCAGCCGGGAGGTCGCCGCCCGCAGGCGTTCGCCGTGCAGCGGCGGCAGGATCACCGCGTTGAGCACCGCGCCGATCGCCGCGCCCAGCGCGGTCTCCAGCAGCCGGTCGGCGAGCAGGACCGGTTCGGTCGCGCTGCCGTAGGAGATCAGGAGCATGCCGGTGATCCCGACCCACACCCCGGAATCACCGAACCCCCGCCACGAGCCGATCAGCAACCCGGTGAAGACGACCAGTCCGAGCGCGATCGTGACGGACGGGATGACCTGGCCGGCGCCCGCCGCGAGCAACACCCCCACGCCGACCGCGCCGACCTGCTGCGCCCAGCCGCGCAGGGAGCGGTAAACGGTGGCCTGCACCAGGAACACCGCGGCGTACGGCGCGAGGAAGGGTTGCGGCAGCCGCAGCACCGAGGTCGCCACGATCCACGCGATCACCGCCGCGGCCGTGGCCTTCGTGGTCTGGATGAGACTCCGGCGTTCCTCCCCCGGAACCCGGAACGCCCGGCCGGCCCAGGCGAACGGCGCCGTCCATGGGTGCCGGGCGCCCATCACGGCCCCGGAGGCGCCAGGTGGACGACCTTGGTCTGCGTCATCTCGTCGAGCAGTTCGGGCCCGTAGCCGTAACCGCTGCCGCTGACACCCCGCGGATGGGCGGCTCCGCCGGGCGCGCCACCGAAGACGTTGTTGATCTTCACGGTCCCGACCGGGAGTTCGCGCCATGCCCGCTGCGCGTGCGCCATCGAGGAGGTCAGCACCGTGGCGGCGAGCCCGTACTCGCCGTCGGCGGCCTGGCCGAGTGCCTGCTCGAAGTCCGCGACCACCGTCACCGGCGCTACCGGGCCGAACGTCTCCTCGCGGAGAATCCGCATCCCGGAGGTACATCCGGTGAGGACGGTCGCCGGGTAGAAGGCGCCGGGACCGTCCGGCACGACGCCGCCGACGAGCGGATCGGCGCCTTGCGCGATCGCTTCCGCGACCTGGGCGTGCACCCCCTCGCGGTGACGCCGGTCGACGAGCGGGGCCAGTTCGCGCCTGCCCGCTTCGGCGACCAGCGCGGTGATGAAGGCGTCCGCGACGTCCTGGTGCACCAGGATCCGTTCGATCGAGACACAGATCTGCCCTGAGTTGGCGAACGCCCCGGTCGCCGCCTGACCGGCCGCCCAGACCGGATCCACGCCGGCGTCGACGACGAGCGGATCGTTGCCACCGTTCTCCAGCAACGCCTTGGCGCCGGTCTTCGCCGCACTCGCCGCGATCGAACGACCCGCGACGCTACCGCCGACATGCGCGATGACGTCGACATCCGCATGGGCCGCGAGTTCGGCGCCGACGGTCCCGTCACCCTGCACGGTCTGGAGCACTCCCTCGGGAAGCGCCTCGGACAGCACGTTCCCCAGCCAGGCGCCGGTGTGCGGGCAGCGTTCACTCGGCTTGTGCACCACCGTGTTCCCCGTGACCGCCGCGGCACCCAGCAGCCCGCAGGCCACGGCGACGGGGTCGTTCCACGGCGTCAGTGCCACGACCACGCCCCGCGGTTCGGGCACCATCAGGTCGGTGGCCGACGGATCACCCAACAGGGATCGGCCGCGGTGCACCGGACCCAGTTCGGCGTACTGCTCCAAGGTCCCGGCTCCGGCGAGGACACCTTCCTCGGCTTCTTCGCGAGGCTTCCCGGTCTCGCTCTCGATGAGGACGGCGAGTTCACCCGCCCGAGCCCGGAGCGACCTGGCCGCGTCCTTCAGCGCGATCCCGCGTTCGGCCGCCGGTGTGGCGGCCCAGCCCGGGGCCCGCCGTTTCGCCGTGGCGATCGCCATTTCGACGCCATCGGGGGTCGCCGCCTTGACGCTGCCGACGAGCCTGTCGTCGACGGGGTCGCGGATCTCCAGCACGGTCGGCCGATCCACCGTCGTCATTCGCACCTCCACCAAGTTTCCTGCGCGCCGGTTACCCGGTGTCGTTTTGCCGAAACAGTGCCGGGGTAGCCGCGAGGGAAACCACCACCGCGAAGGGGCGACACCAGTGGCACAGCATCGAGAAGACGCGAAGGACGAACAGCTGGGCGGAAGCCGTGTGGATCCCGGG is a genomic window containing:
- a CDS encoding aldehyde dehydrogenase family protein yields the protein MTTVDRPTVLEIRDPVDDRLVGSVKAATPDGVEMAIATAKRRAPGWAATPAAERGIALKDAARSLRARAGELAVLIESETGKPREEAEEGVLAGAGTLEQYAELGPVHRGRSLLGDPSATDLMVPEPRGVVVALTPWNDPVAVACGLLGAAAVTGNTVVHKPSERCPHTGAWLGNVLSEALPEGVLQTVQGDGTVGAELAAHADVDVIAHVGGSVAGRSIAASAAKTGAKALLENGGNDPLVVDAGVDPVWAAGQAATGAFANSGQICVSIERILVHQDVADAFITALVAEAGRRELAPLVDRRHREGVHAQVAEAIAQGADPLVGGVVPDGPGAFYPATVLTGCTSGMRILREETFGPVAPVTVVADFEQALGQAADGEYGLAATVLTSSMAHAQRAWRELPVGTVKINNVFGGAPGGAAHPRGVSGSGYGYGPELLDEMTQTKVVHLAPPGP
- a CDS encoding NAD-dependent epimerase/dehydratase family protein; the protein is MSSSGKRIVVTGATGNVGTAVVRALGADPEVGSIVGLARRPSRWESPKTEFVTADVARDDLRAVFDGADVVIHLAWLFQPTHRPEVTWRVNVLGSIRVFEAAQAMRVPSLVYASSIGAYSPRDDDHPVTEDWPTHGSPKAAYTREKAYVERVLEAFDRSHPRLRVVRVRPGFLFQKAAAPEQRRLFGGPLVPGKLLRPPLVPILPDIPRLRIQTAHTEDVADAYRRCALQDVKGAFNVAADPVLDTRALARIFGARPVKVPASLVRNALAAAWSLHLIPATPGLFEAVLRLPVMDCTRAREELGWTPRYSSEDAIEAFLKGLREGEGFPTEPLKPDVGRGHELATGVEERP
- a CDS encoding FUSC family protein, with the protein product MGARHPWTAPFAWAGRAFRVPGEERRSLIQTTKATAAAVIAWIVATSVLRLPQPFLAPYAAVFLVQATVYRSLRGWAQQVGAVGVGVLLAAGAGQVIPSVTIALGLVVFTGLLIGSWRGFGDSGVWVGITGMLLISYGSATEPVLLADRLLETALGAAIGAVLNAVILPPLHGERLRAATSRLAGAIADVLDETAELVRGGDSADGLDDRLQDVRSLAAEAEDAIGWTREGRYLNLRGRREIREEPLSNLISLWQPLAQLIDAVSEAARSEQPFRHPGEHARGVVGDLLEALAEVARSGDPDKLDRCRRLLDEIDHLLVTPTDEVATSIGLGAMALPARRLVQRLRAD
- a CDS encoding nucleotidyltransferase family protein, producing MNEKELLHTLTKVVSTLDGTSVRFAIAGGLAVYARGGPPSDHDVDLFLKHEDIEEAADALEAAGLRRVRPPEDWLTKVYDGDCLVDLIFRPNHRPVTDEMLDRASLMRVGATAAPVLNGTDLLVDKILVLSPHRCDFGPLLRIARDLREQVDWHRVAEETAESPYAWSFLTLLAALSIIDGKELPMPEEAPQYLVARLTKALAEDPRTAELGVHVTVRGDQVRLSGEVPCANRKADIEAVVCEHIAAELVHNDVRTADVREPSHAEEIR